The region CCGTAAGCCAGATTGCGATCGCTGCACTCTCGCCGATCTCTGCCCCTCGGCAACCCTAACTGAAAAGCCCGTGATTTTTGAAGCCCCAGAGTTGGACTATCCCCGAAACCAGTAGGCGCGATCGAGGTTGCTTCCCCCTTTCCCCCAGTTGCCTAAACTGTCTCTATCACCAGGCAATCTTAAAGTTGTTAATCAACTGTTTCTTGAGGTATAGTTAGGAATTGTGTCTTTAGCATTAAAAGCGTTGGGATGATTCATGGCTAAGAAAAGCATGGTTGAGCGCGAGAGAAAGCGCGAGAAGTTAATCGCCAAGTATGCGGCAAAGCGGCAAGAGCTAAAAGCAGCTTTTTCAGCTGCCACCTCTCAGCAAGAAAAGCTAGCGATTCATCGACAACTACAACAGCTTCCTCGCAATAGTGCTCCATCCCGTCATCGCAATCGGTGTTGGGTAACAGGTCGTCCTCGTGGATACTACCGTGACTTCGGCTTGTCTCGCCATCAGTTGCGCGAAATGGCACACGAAGGTCTGCTGCCAGGTGTTGTGAAGTCAAGCTGGTAAATTCTTGATTGATGTAAACTGGTAAGTTCTTGATTGACGTAAATCAGTATAGAGGGGCATTCATTGAGTGCCCCTATTTGCATAGGAGTGATTAATTGGTTGAGTTTGCTTTAGTTCAGCGTTGAACCTTACTTTTTCCAGGGCAATTTTGTGCCCATCTCTGTATAGGCTGAGAACACTAGATAGAGAAGCAAGACTCCTACCCCAATTAGAAACGGAACAAGATTGTGGTTCATAGTAATAGCGGATGTCTAGAGTTTTCTTCGTGGTGCTGCTGTTTTTGCACAAGTGCATAAATGTCTGGAGATCGCACCGAATAATTGCCAAAATTCCGATTTAATAGAATGGATGCAACTTGGCGCGATCGCTGTTGCTTTATTTCCATTCACAACCCCTTCATGAATCATCCCCGCGTTCTTTGCCTCGGCGAAATTCTATTCGATTTTCTTTCCAACCAACCTGGCGTACCCTATGAGCAAGTCACATCCTGGACACCCTATCCTGGTGGTGCCCCAGCCAATGTTGCCTGTGCATTGACAAAACTTGGAACTTCCAGCGGATTTGTTGGGGCTGTGGGGGTGGACGAGACGGGACAGACACTCGTCAATTTGCTGAATAAAATTGGGGTGAATACAGAAGGTGTTCAACGACACCCAACCGCACCCACCAGAGGCGTGTATGTCGTTCGGACGGAAACGGGCGATCGCGTCTTTTCTGGATTTGGCAGTTACGACACAAGCGAGTTCGCCGATACTCACCTGCAAGCCAATCAACTACCAGTTAACTTATTTGAAACAGCCGAGTTTTTAGTATTGGGCACCCTGGAAATGGCGTACCCAGAAAGCCGAGATGCCATCTTGCAGGCACTGTCGCTAGCAGACCAGTACTACACCAAAGTGCTGCTGGATGTAAACTGGCGACCCGTGTTCTGGCACAATCCGGCAGAAGCCCCAGTCATCATTCACCGCTTGATGCAACACGCCGACTTCATCAAGCTTTCAGACGAAGAAGCCGAATTCCTATTTGAGACAACTGACCCTAGCATCATCGCTCATCGGGTTGACACTGCCGAAGGGGTACTAGTAACAGCGGGCGAAAAGGGCTGTACGTATTATCTAGCTGAGCATCAGGGCAGCATTCCTGCCTTCCAGATGCCTGTTGTGGATACCACCGGTGCGGGTGACAGTTTTGTGGCAGGCTTCATTCACCAACTCGCCTTACATGGGTTAGAAAGTCTTGCAGATCCAGAGCAGGCACGGCAAGTTATTACGTATGCCAGTGCCGTGGGAGCGTTAACTACAACGAAACCAGGGGCGATCGCGGCTCAACCAACAGCAGCGGAAGTAGAGGATTTTCTCAAGAAGAATCGGTAGGAGAATGTCGGTAGGAAATAAACGACAGAAGCCGTAGGAATATAGCTTTACGCTTGCCCAATCCGTGAAAATTAAGGGGGAAGGGGAATATGGGAACGGAAATTGAGCGGAAGTTTCTAGTGGTTGGGGATGGTTGGCGCGCGCTGGGCAAAGGCTCCACTTATCGACAAGGATACATTACATCGAGCCAGGAGAAAGCAGTTCGGGTCAGAATTGTGGGTGATCAGGGGTTTTTAACCATCAAGGGAGCTACCCAGGGAATCACACGAGCCGAATTTGAATATTCAATCCCAGTAGAAGATGCGCAGGAAATGTTGGAGACATTATGCGATCGCCCATTAATTCAGAAAACTCGTTATCAGATCGAGTGGGGTGGGTTGCTGTGGGAAGTCGATGAGTTTGAAGGCGAAAATGCAGGTTTAGTTCTGGCAGAGGTAGAACTAGCAGATGCCAATCAGGAAATTTTAATGCCCGACTGGATTGGGGCAGACGTTTCCCACGATCCTCGCTATTACAACACTAACCTCGCCAGATGCCCTTTTAGACAGTGGGACGAACTGCACAAACCTCAAGCAGCTAGGGGCAAAACACACCATTAGCCCTCCGTAAGCCTCGTCGCTGAGACCTCATCCATCTGCTATCCGCAAAAAAAGCAAGCAGTACAAGGTGACGAAGGCGCACCAGGAAGTTGGGGAGACCTCATCCATCTGCTATCCGCAAAAAAAGCAAGACTAAGCCATACTCAAGACTAAGCCATATTATTTTCAATTGCCCAGCGAGCCAGTTCTGTTCGGTTATGCAGCCCGGTTTTGCCCAGCATATTGCTAACATGGCTCTCGATAGTGCGTTGACTCACATTTAATTCATCGGCAATCTCTCGGTTTGCCATACCGCGAGCCACGAACTGTACTACCTTCAACTCGGTAGGGGTCAACTCGACATCAAACGGCACTTGAATTTTAGGAGCCGTTTCAGCACTTCGTCCAGGACGTTCAGACATTCGGGCTGCTTGCTTGAGAGATGACTCCACTTGAGCGACTAGCTCTTCTGGCTCAAACGGTTTCACCATGTACACATCTGCACCTGTGTTCAACCCCTTGACCCGATCCTGACTTTGACCTTTGGCAGATAAAAACAACACTGGAATCCAACTAGTACGAGGATCTTCTCGGACGTGCCGTACTAGAGAATAGCCATCCATTTCCGGCATCATGACATCACAAATAATCATGTCAGGGGTATCCTGCTCAAGCACTTCTAATGCTTCTCGCCCGTTCTCCGCCGTAATTACTTCGTATCCCCGAAACTCCAGGTAATCCTTAACTAACAAAATCAGGTTCGGATCATCGTCGATTAGCAGTAATCGTCTGTGACTTCCGGCGCTGGTTTCTTTCATGTTGTGCTACTCACCTACTCCTGGATAAAAACTGAACTGGATGTCATCAGAACCTAGTAACATTTGCCCGCATAGAGTCAGACCCTTCCCGTTGGTACACTGCTCTGAGTTTGAGCCTTGTGGACGCTTGTTCACCATTTTAGGTAGTCCACGGGGTTCGAATTAAATTTCAATAAATCTTATACACTAAGAAAATCATTCAGATAGATATACATCGTAAATCATTATATTTACTAATGCTCGATCGGGCACAGTTTCCATTGAACGGCATTAATTAACACCAGATCTTTATGATGCGTCCTTGAATAGATTGCCCAAACCAGGGTGTATTGGTTGATCGTGATTGCAGCGATCGCGCATCAAGAGTCCACGCTGCTTGAGGATTAAACAGAACCATTTCCGCAGATTTACCGAGTTCAATTTGGGCAGGGCTTTGCTGCAAACAACTGGCTGGACGAGAACTAAGGGCAGACCAAAGCTCCAAAGCTGACCATTGATTAGTTTCAACCAGTGCTTGCCACAGTAATGGCAACGCAAACTCCAGCCCAATCGCGCCAGGAGGAGCCTCCGCAAAGGCAACAGTCTTTTCCTCATAGGTAAACGGTGTGTGATCTACTGCGATCGCATCAATCACGCCTTGTTGCACCGCTTCAACTAGTTCTTGCTGATCAGCAGGTGTACCCAACGGAGCCGGTAAGCGCAAACTGGGATGGTAAGAGCCAAGAGCCTGCGTGTTTAACA is a window of Leptolyngbyaceae cyanobacterium JSC-12 DNA encoding:
- a CDS encoding ribosomal protein S14 (IMG reference gene:2510094464~PFAM: Ribosomal protein S14p/S29e), which produces MAKKSMVERERKREKLIAKYAAKRQELKAAFSAATSQQEKLAIHRQLQQLPRNSAPSRHRNRCWVTGRPRGYYRDFGLSRHQLREMAHEGLLPGVVKSSW
- a CDS encoding hypothetical protein (IMG reference gene:2510094465~manually curated), whose product is MNHNLVPFLIGVGVLLLYLVFSAYTEMGTKLPWKK
- a CDS encoding sugar kinase, ribokinase (IMG reference gene:2510094466~PFAM: pfkB family carbohydrate kinase) codes for the protein MNHPRVLCLGEILFDFLSNQPGVPYEQVTSWTPYPGGAPANVACALTKLGTSSGFVGAVGVDETGQTLVNLLNKIGVNTEGVQRHPTAPTRGVYVVRTETGDRVFSGFGSYDTSEFADTHLQANQLPVNLFETAEFLVLGTLEMAYPESRDAILQALSLADQYYTKVLLDVNWRPVFWHNPAEAPVIIHRLMQHADFIKLSDEEAEFLFETTDPSIIAHRVDTAEGVLVTAGEKGCTYYLAEHQGSIPAFQMPVVDTTGAGDSFVAGFIHQLALHGLESLADPEQARQVITYASAVGALTTTKPGAIAAQPTAAEVEDFLKKNR
- a CDS encoding hypothetical protein (IMG reference gene:2510094467~PFAM: CYTH domain), translated to MGTEIERKFLVVGDGWRALGKGSTYRQGYITSSQEKAVRVRIVGDQGFLTIKGATQGITRAEFEYSIPVEDAQEMLETLCDRPLIQKTRYQIEWGGLLWEVDEFEGENAGLVLAEVELADANQEILMPDWIGADVSHDPRYYNTNLARCPFRQWDELHKPQAARGKTHH
- a CDS encoding response regulator containing a CheY-like receiver domain and an HTH DNA-binding domain (IMG reference gene:2510094468~PFAM: Response regulator receiver domain; Bacterial regulatory proteins, luxR family), producing the protein MKETSAGSHRRLLLIDDDPNLILLVKDYLEFRGYEVITAENGREALEVLEQDTPDMIICDVMMPEMDGYSLVRHVREDPRTSWIPVLFLSAKGQSQDRVKGLNTGADVYMVKPFEPEELVAQVESSLKQAARMSERPGRSAETAPKIQVPFDVELTPTELKVVQFVARGMANREIADELNVSQRTIESHVSNMLGKTGLHNRTELARWAIENNMA